The DNA sequence CCGGGCTCCGGCAGGCGCGCGCCGCCGAACAGGATCACGGTCGAACGAATGCCGCGCTCGGCGAGGATCATTTCCGGCTTCAGCAGTTCCAGTTGCAGCCTGACGGCGCGCAGCTCGCGCCGGGTCATGAAGTCGGGATCGTTCCAGGCCAGGCGGTAGGTCTCGGCCCGCGTTTGCGGCGTGTCCGGCACGCTTTTCGACCGCTCCAGATCCTCATCCGAGTGCGGCAGCGGCGTCCATCCCGCCTTTTCCATGGGAGTCATCGAATCCACCCGTCCATTCCTTTACTTGCGCCGTCCCATGACGCTGGCGCGATTGACCCCCATTCCACCTTAACATAGGGTCCGCGCGACTTTTAAACAGGTTAAGGCGCAGCCCTTAACAGCTTGGTAATGGAGCAAATTCATGTCGAAGCCCGATCTGGCGAGCCTCGAAAAGACCATCGACAGGGCCTTCGAGGAACGCGACGCCATTTCGACCGCGACCCGCGGCGAGGTGCGCGACGCCATCCAGTCGGCACTCGACCTGCTCGACCGCGGCACCGCCCGCGTTGCCGAGCGGCAGGCCGACGGCAAGTGGCATGTCAACCAGTGGCTGAAGAAGGCGGTGCTGCTCTCCTTCCGGCTCAATCCGATGGAGATCATCAAGGGCGGCCCCGGCGAGGCCGTGTGGTGGGACAAGGTGGCGTCCAAGTTCGACGGCTGGGGCGCCGTCGATTTCGAGAAGGCGGGCTTCCGCGCCGTGCCGTCGTCGATCGTGCGCCGTTCGGCCTATGTCGCGCCGGGCGCGGTTTTGATGCCGTCCTTCGTCAATGTCGGCGCCTATGTCGATAGCGGCACCATGGTCGATACCTGGGCCTCGGTCGGCTCCTGCGCCCAGATTGGCAAGAACGTCCACCTTTCGGGCGGCGTCGGCATCGGCGGCGTGCTGGAGCCGATGCAGGCCGGCCCCACCATCATCGAGGACAATTGCTTCATCGGGGCGCGTTCCGAAGTGGTCGAGGGCTGCATCGTGCGCGAAGGCTCGGTTCTGGGCATGGGCGTCTTCATCGGCCAGTCGACCAAGATCGTCGACCGCGCCACCGGCGAGATCTTCTATGGCGAGGTGCCGCCGAATTCCGTGGTCGTCGCCGGCTCGCTGCCGGGCAAGGCATTTCCAAACAACGAGCCGGGCCCAGGTCTCTACTGCGCCGTCATCGTCAAGCGGGTCGACGCCAAGACCCGGTCCAAAACCTCGATCAACGAATTGCTGCGCGATTGATCTTTCCGCCCGGCAGGCGCACCTTCCGCCAGCGCGACAATCGGCCGCGCTGGTTCAACTGGAGGGGTGACATGGACTGGAAATATCTGCTCACAAGCTTTGATGGCCGTATCAACCGGAGCAAGTTCTGGGCTGGCATCGGCGTATTCATCGTTATCGGCGTTATTGCTTTCATTCTCGATGCGATCCTCGGCACGCGTGTCACCACGGCCAGCGGTGCCCAGATCGGCATCATCGGCATCCTCTTCGCGCTGGCATCGATCTATTTCGCGATTGCCCTCTATGCCAAACGCTGGCACGACCGCAACAAGTCGGGCTGGTGGACGCTGATTGGCTTCGTACCCGTCATCGGCGGCATCTGGCTGCTGGTCGAACTCGGCATTCTCGAAGGCACCAGGGGTGCCAATCAATATGGATCGGACCCGCTTGCCTGAAAGATCGGATCTCAACTGGCTTTTCTTCAAGACCTCGGGCCGCGTCAGCCGCGCGGCCTATTTTCTCGGCGGGTTGCTCGTCGCCATCATCCAGGCATTTCCGCTGTACCGCTTCACGCTGGTGCCGGAGGGTTCGGCCGAGAGCAACATGTGGTCGTTCATCTTCTTCATCGCCTTCATCGCCTCGCTGTGGTCGAACATCGCGCTGGCGGTGAAGCGGCTGCACGACCTCGACAAGCCGGGTATCGCCGCGCTGATCCTGTTCGTGCCGGTCGTCTCGATCGTCGCCTTCCTTGTGTTGTGCCTGTTTCCAGGGCAGCCTGGACCCAACCGTTATGGCCGGCGCACCAACGAGCCGGCAGAATCAAAGAAATAGAGCATGACGTCGTCGGAAAACCGCTTCACACTTTTCGGCATCATGCCCTAGGGGGCCGATCGGATCGCCATGCGCTACCGCACGCTTGATCCGAAACTGATCATCGAAACCGCCGAGCGGCTGGAAGGGCGTGTGGCCGACCGTTTTCCGGAGGCCGGGTTGCGCGGCGTTGCCGCCGAACTTGTGTCGCTGTCGCGCGATCTGGCCAAGGCCGCCAAGGCCCTGGAAGCGCCTATCTGGTGGCTGCGTGGCATCATCGTCGCCGCCGTCATCGCGGGCGCGCTGATCTTCCTGTTCGTCGGCACCATCCTGCCGCTCATTCACATCTCCCAGGCCGACGACGCGGTGCAGTCGGTGCAAGGCATCGAAGCCACGATCAACATGATCATCCTCGCCGTGCTCGGCTTCCTGGCCCTGATCCGCACCGAGGAGCGCATCAAGCGCAAGCAGGTGTTTCGCCAGTTGCACGGCCTCAGATCGCTGATCCATGTCATCGACATGCACCAGTTGACCAAGGATCCGGCGGCGCTGTCGGCCAGCTTCAAGCCGACGGCGCATTCGCCGGCCCGTCTCACCAATGCCGCGGATCTCGCGCGCTATCTCGACTATTGCTCCGAAATGCTGTCGATCACCGGCAAGATCGCGGCGCTGTTCGCGCAATCCGTCAATGACGCCGTCGTCATCGACGGCGTCAACGACATCGAGAACCTGGCGTACAACCTGTCGCGCAAGATCTGGCAGAAGATCACGTTGATCGACGGCCGGACGGCGGCGCCACAACCTTCTCCGGCACCAGGCTTGGCGAGCCAAGCCGCTCGGCTTCCGCCGCGCGCACCAGCGCGCTGATAAGCTGGACCGTCGGCGCCGGCGTACCGGCTTTTTCAGCGAGCCGCAAAACAGCGCCCTGCAAGTCGTCGATCTCGGTCGACCGGCCACGCTGCAGATCGTCCCACATCGACGAGCGCGCCTCGAGATCGATCGCCAGCATGCGCCGGGCCAGGAGCTTGAACAGCCAGTCGGGCAACCTGAGCACCTTCGGCAGCAGCGTCGGGCGCAGGCCGGCGATCCGCGCCGGCTCGATGCCGGAGGCCTTCATCGCCAGCAAGGCCTCGTCGATCTGGCTGGCCAGGATCAGCCGCCAGCGCCGGTCGGCAAGTTCGGCTACCAGCGGCAGGCCTGACAGCGCCACCAGCGCATTGTTCAGGTTCATCAGAAGCTTCCCCCACAGCACGGCCTTCATATCGCCACGCGTTTCGACAGCCAGGCCTTCGGTGTCGAGAAGATCGGCAAGGCCGGCATTGCCTTCTTCGACCATAACCTTGCCGTCGCTGGCGCGGTGGACGCGCAACGGCAGCTCTCCATCGGCTGATTGCACGACATTGAACGGCACCATGCCAGCCAGCACCGTTCGCGGGCCAAGCACCGCGCGCAGCCTGTCGGCGTTGTCGACGCCGTTCTGCAGGCTCACCACCACGGCATCGGGACGGGCATGGGCCTTGATGAGTGCCGCCATTTCCCGCGTCGCGCCGCTCTTGACGGTGACCAGGATCACATCGGCCCCCGGCAAGGACGCGGCCGGATCGGCGGTGACGACAAGCTCTGCCGGCTTGATCAGGCGATCGCGGCCCTCGAGGTCGCTGACGCGCAATCCGCCCTGCCGGAGCGCTGCCTCGATGCGCGGCCTGGCAAGCAGGACAACCCGCCGCCCGGCGAGCGCCAGGCAGCCGCCGGCATAACAGCCAATGCTGCCGGCGCCGGCGATGACGATTCTCTTTTCGCCGTTTGCCATCTCTTACTCCGCATCAGCCAGAACTATACGACATGAAAACCATAATGTCGGCGGTATCGTCGGCCATTGGCTTGGCCCTATGTCTGGCCGTGACAGGCCATTCGCTTTCGACTATCGCTTTTGCCATGACGCTGCCGACTGACCCCGCCGCAAACCTTGCCTCTCTCATCCGCTGTGCCTCGGTGACACCAGCCGAAGGCGGCGCGCTGAGCGCGCTGGAGGCGATGCTGAAGCCGCTCGGCTTCCTGGTCGATCGGCCGGTGTTCTCCGAAGACGGCACGCCCGACATCGAAAACCTCTATGCACGGCGCTCCGGCAATGGCCCGCATCTGATGTTCGCGGGTCATACCGACGTGGTGCCGGTCGGCGACGAAGCCGCCTGGACGCATCCGCCTTTCGCCGCCGATATCGCCAATGGCGAAATGTATGGCCGCGGCGCGGTCGACATGAAGGGCGGCATTGCCTGCTTCATCGCCGCGGTGGCGCGCCACGTCGAGGCGAATGGTGGCCCGAAGGGCTCGGTCTCGCTGCTGATCACCGGCGACGAGGAAGGGCCTGCCATCAACGGCACGGTCAAGCTGCTCGAATGGGCCGCGTCCAAAGGCGAGAAATGGGACGCCTCGATCGTCGGCGAGCCGACCAATCCGGACACGCTCGGCGACATGATCAAGATCGGCAGGCGCGGCTCGATGTCGGGTAGCATCACCGTCAATGGCCGCCAGGGCCATGCCGCTTATCCGCAGCTTGCCGACAACCCGGTGCGCGGCCTGATGAGCCTGGTGGACGCCTTGCTGCATCCCGTCTTCGACAAGGGAACCAAGGATTTCCAGCCGACCAACCTCGAGGTGACCTCCATCGATGTCGGCAACCCGGCCACCAACGTCATTCCCGCCAAGGCAACCGCCACCTTCAACATCCGCTTCAACGACAGCTGGACGGCCGAGACGGTCCAGGCGGAAATCCACAACCGCCTCGATCAGGCGGCTGGGCGCAAGAAATACCGGCCGGGCAAGAAGACGCCAGTCGACTATGAGCTGGTCTGGCGCGACCGGCCGAGCCACGTCTTCCTGACCCGCGACGACAGGCTGGTCGAGACGCTGAGCGGCTCGGTCAAGGCGGTGGTCGGCAAAAAGCCGGCGCTATCCACCTCCGGCGGCACATCGGATGCGCGCTTCATCAAGGATTATTGCCCGGTGGTCGAATTCGGCCTGGTCGGCAAGACCATGCACATGGTCGACGAGCGCGTGGCCATCGCCGATCTGGAAACGCTGACGCGGATCTACCAGCGCTTCATCGACGACTGGTTCGGACAGGGCTGATCAGCATGCTTTCGGCGGACGAAACCCAAGCTTCGCTGACCGGCGCCTGGCGGCTGATGCTCGGCAAGGCCGACGGCCTGCGCCTGCTCGACCTCACGGCCGACGGCTTCTGGAATTCGTTCTTCGCCATCATCGTCGCGGCACCGGCGCTGATCGTCGGCTGGGTCGGCATCGCCAACGAGATCGGCGATCCCGATGCCTTCGCCGGCCGCTTCAGCATGCTGGTGCGACTGGCGACAGTCGATATCGGCTCCTGGGTACTGCCGCTGGTGGCGCTCGCCTTGGTGGCGCGGCGCGCCGGCATTGGCGGGCGCTTCGTCCACTATGTCGTGGCCAGCAACTGGGCCTCGGCGATCACCGCCTGGCTGATGCTGCCTTCGGCGCTGATCAGGCTTTTCCTGTCCTCGGCAAGCCAGGTCTCGAGCCTTGTGTCGCTGCTGTTATTTTCCCTGTCGATGGTGCTAACCTGGCGCATGACCAACGCGACGATCGGCAGGGGCGCTGCCTTCGGCACCGCAGTTTTCGTCGGCATGTTCGTCGCTTCGCTGCTGGTCCTGTTCGGACTGCAGATGCTGCTTGGCATCTCCGTGCCGGACGATGTCGGGGCCCAGAGCCTTTCCGGGCTTTATCCTGGATAGAACCAGGGTTCTACCCGGCAGAACCAGGGTTCTACCCGGGATAATCGACGCCGATGAGAAAAAGCCCGTCGGGCGGCGCTACCTGCCCGCAGGCGGCGCGGTCTCGCGCCTCGAGCGCCGCCTTGAGGTCGCCCGATGTCCAGCCGCCGTCGCCGACCCGCTTCAGCGAGCCGACCATCGAGCGCACCTGGTTGTGCAGGAAGGATCGTGCAGATGCCCTCACCTCGATCAGATCATCGCCCGCCCGGCTCACATCGAGCCGCTCCAATGTCCTGATCGGGCTGTTGGCCTGGCACTGCGTCGAGCGGAAGGTGGTGAAGTCGTGCCGGCCGAGCAGGAGCTTCGCCGCCTCGTGCATGGCGGCGGCATCGAGCCGCTTCGGCACCCACCACACCTTACCCTTTTCCAGCGCCGAGGGCGCCCGCCGGTTGAGGATGCGGTAGAGATAGTGCCGGCCAATGGCGGAGAAACGGGCATCGAAATCGTCCGGGACGATCGTGGCCTTCAGGATGACTATGCGCGCGCCGGCCGCCTGCAGGTGTGCATTGACGGCATCGCGCACCTTGTCGTCGGGCCACGCCTTGGCAAGGTCGACATGCGCCACCTGCGCGGTCGCGTGCACGCCGGCATCGGTGCGGCCGGCGGCGCGCAGCCGGACCGCCTCGCCGCAGAATTTCTCGATCGCCTGCTCGATCGCCTGCTGCACCGAAGGCTGGTCGGCCTGATGCTGCCAGCCGGCAAACAGGCTGCCGTCATATTCGATATCGAGGCGAAAACGCGGCATGCCGGTCGGCTATAC is a window from the Mesorhizobium australicum WSM2073 genome containing:
- a CDS encoding DUF805 domain-containing protein; translated protein: MDWKYLLTSFDGRINRSKFWAGIGVFIVIGVIAFILDAILGTRVTTASGAQIGIIGILFALASIYFAIALYAKRWHDRNKSGWWTLIGFVPVIGGIWLLVELGILEGTRGANQYGSDPLA
- a CDS encoding DUF805 domain-containing protein, whose translation is MPERSDLNWLFFKTSGRVSRAAYFLGGLLVAIIQAFPLYRFTLVPEGSAESNMWSFIFFIAFIASLWSNIALAVKRLHDLDKPGIAALILFVPVVSIVAFLVLCLFPGQPGPNRYGRRTNEPAESKK
- the dapE gene encoding succinyl-diaminopimelate desuccinylase, whose amino-acid sequence is MTLPTDPAANLASLIRCASVTPAEGGALSALEAMLKPLGFLVDRPVFSEDGTPDIENLYARRSGNGPHLMFAGHTDVVPVGDEAAWTHPPFAADIANGEMYGRGAVDMKGGIACFIAAVARHVEANGGPKGSVSLLITGDEEGPAINGTVKLLEWAASKGEKWDASIVGEPTNPDTLGDMIKIGRRGSMSGSITVNGRQGHAAYPQLADNPVRGLMSLVDALLHPVFDKGTKDFQPTNLEVTSIDVGNPATNVIPAKATATFNIRFNDSWTAETVQAEIHNRLDQAAGRKKYRPGKKTPVDYELVWRDRPSHVFLTRDDRLVETLSGSVKAVVGKKPALSTSGGTSDARFIKDYCPVVEFGLVGKTMHMVDERVAIADLETLTRIYQRFIDDWFGQG
- a CDS encoding 2-dehydropantoate 2-reductase — encoded protein: MANGEKRIVIAGAGSIGCYAGGCLALAGRRVVLLARPRIEAALRQGGLRVSDLEGRDRLIKPAELVVTADPAASLPGADVILVTVKSGATREMAALIKAHARPDAVVVSLQNGVDNADRLRAVLGPRTVLAGMVPFNVVQSADGELPLRVHRASDGKVMVEEGNAGLADLLDTEGLAVETRGDMKAVLWGKLLMNLNNALVALSGLPLVAELADRRWRLILASQIDEALLAMKASGIEPARIAGLRPTLLPKVLRLPDWLFKLLARRMLAIDLEARSSMWDDLQRGRSTEIDDLQGAVLRLAEKAGTPAPTVQLISALVRAAEAERLGSPSLVPEKVVAPPSGRRST
- the dapD gene encoding 2,3,4,5-tetrahydropyridine-2,6-dicarboxylate N-succinyltransferase; protein product: MSKPDLASLEKTIDRAFEERDAISTATRGEVRDAIQSALDLLDRGTARVAERQADGKWHVNQWLKKAVLLSFRLNPMEIIKGGPGEAVWWDKVASKFDGWGAVDFEKAGFRAVPSSIVRRSAYVAPGAVLMPSFVNVGAYVDSGTMVDTWASVGSCAQIGKNVHLSGGVGIGGVLEPMQAGPTIIEDNCFIGARSEVVEGCIVREGSVLGMGVFIGQSTKIVDRATGEIFYGEVPPNSVVVAGSLPGKAFPNNEPGPGLYCAVIVKRVDAKTRSKTSINELLRD
- the truA gene encoding tRNA pseudouridine(38-40) synthase TruA, which translates into the protein MPRFRLDIEYDGSLFAGWQHQADQPSVQQAIEQAIEKFCGEAVRLRAAGRTDAGVHATAQVAHVDLAKAWPDDKVRDAVNAHLQAAGARIVILKATIVPDDFDARFSAIGRHYLYRILNRRAPSALEKGKVWWVPKRLDAAAMHEAAKLLLGRHDFTTFRSTQCQANSPIRTLERLDVSRAGDDLIEVRASARSFLHNQVRSMVGSLKRVGDGGWTSGDLKAALEARDRAACGQVAPPDGLFLIGVDYPG